From the genome of Seriola aureovittata isolate HTS-2021-v1 ecotype China chromosome 6, ASM2101889v1, whole genome shotgun sequence, one region includes:
- the pde4ba gene encoding cAMP-specific 3',5'-cyclic phosphodiesterase 4B isoform X5 has translation MPEANYLLSVSWGYIKFKRMLNRELTHLSEMSRSGNQVSEFISNTFLDKQNEVEIPSPTSKTREKKKQQKHQLMTQISGVKKVSHGPSLSSSSISRFGVKTDKEELLSKELDDLNKWGLNIFTVSEYSNNRPLTCIMYAIFQERDLLKTFKIPVDTFVAYMMTLEDHYHSDVAYHNSLHAADVAQSTHILLSTPALDAVFTDLEILAAIFAAAIHDVDHPGVSNQFLINTNSELALMYNDESVLENHHLAVGFKLLQEDNCDIFQNLTKKQRQSLRKMVIDMVLATDMSKHMSLLADLKTMVETKKVTSSGVLLLDNYTDRIQVLRNMVHCADLSNPTKSLELYRQWTDRIMEEFFHQGDRERERGMEISPMCDKHTASVEKSQVGFIDYIVHPLWETWADLVHPDAQDILDTLEDNRNWYQSMIPQSPSPPFYDQGTHGHSGSTGGQGGGEKFQFELTLEEEDLDGIEKDGEGEEEEEELEEEEEDSLGDSRSPPLDYLDGPENEEGGMMEPTTAIEIVTHEASPTDT, from the exons ATGCCTGAAGCCAATTACTTGCTGTCGGTGTCTTGGGGTTACATTAAG TTCAAGAGAATGTTGAATCGGGAGTTGACGCACCTATCTGAGATGAGTCGGTCTGGGAATCAGGTTTCCGAATTCATCTCCAACACCTTCCTAG acaaacagaatgAGGTGGAGATCCCGTCGCCGACATCCAAGACacgagagaagaagaagcagcagaagcatcAGCTGATGACACAGATCAGCGGGGTCAAGAAGGTCTCCCACGGGCCCTcgctctccagcagcagcatctctcGCTTCGGCGTCAAGACTGATAAGGAGGAGCTGCTGTCCAAGGAGCTGGATGATCTGAACAAGTGGGGCCtgaacatcttcactgtttCAGAGTATTCCAACAACCGACCTCTTACCTGCATTATGTACGCTATCTTCCAG GAGCGAGACCTGTTAAAGACATTTAAGATTCCAGTGGATACGTTCGTGGCCTACATGATGACATTGGAAGACCACTACCATTCAGATGTGGCCTACCATAACAGCCTACATGCTGCTGACGTAGCCCAATCCACACACATCCTCCTCTCAACTCCAGCCCTGGAT GCCGTCTTCACTGACCTTGAGATCCTAGCAGCCATCTTTGCTGCAGCTATCCATGATGTTGATCATCCTGGAGTATCAAACCAATTCCTAATCAACACCA ATTCTGAACTGGCATTGATGTACAACGATGAGTCTGTGCTGGAGAACCATCACTTGGCTGTGGGATTCAAGCTACTACAGGAAGACAACTGTGATATCTTCCAGAACCTCACCAAGAAGCAGAGACAGTCCCTACGCAAGATGGTCATTGACATG GTTTTGGCCACTGACATGTCCAAACACATGAGTCTGCTGGCCGATCTGAAGACTATGGTGGAGACGAAGAAGGTGACGAGCTCTggagtgctgctgctggataATTACACAGACAGGATACAg GTGCTTCGTAACATGGTGCATTGTGCTGACCTGAGTAACCCCACTAAGTCCCTGGAGCTGTATCGTCAGTGGACTGATCGGATAATGGAGGAGTTCTTCCaccagggagacagagagagggagagggggatgGAGATCAGCCCCATGTGTGATAAACATACAGCCTCGGTAGAAAAGAGCCAG GTGGGTTTCATCGACTACATTGTGCACCCTCTTTGGGAGACTTGGGCTGATCTGGTTCACCCAGATGCCCAGGACATTCTGGACACGCTGGAGGACAACAGGAACTGGTACCAGAGCATGATACCCCAGagtccctcccctcccttttaTGACCAGGGCACGCACGGACATAGCGGCAGCACTGGCGGGCAGGGAGGTGGGGAGAAATTTCAGTTTGAGCTGACCTTGGAAGAGGAGGACTTAGATGGAATAGAGAAAGATGGcgaaggggaggaggaagaagaagaattagaagaagaggaggaggatagTCTAGGAGATTCTCGATCTCCTCCCCTGGACTATTTGGACGGTCCGGAGAACGAGGAGGGCGGTATGATGGAGCCCACGACAGCAATAGAAATCGTGACACACGAGGCGTCACCCACAGATACATAG
- the pde4ba gene encoding cAMP-specific 3',5'-cyclic phosphodiesterase 4B isoform X4 — translation MGACCFDKKERKLGKLNGWRKFKRMLNRELTHLSEMSRSGNQVSEFISNTFLDKQNEVEIPSPTSKTREKKKQQKHQLMTQISGVKKVSHGPSLSSSSISRFGVKTDKEELLSKELDDLNKWGLNIFTVSEYSNNRPLTCIMYAIFQERDLLKTFKIPVDTFVAYMMTLEDHYHSDVAYHNSLHAADVAQSTHILLSTPALDAVFTDLEILAAIFAAAIHDVDHPGVSNQFLINTNSELALMYNDESVLENHHLAVGFKLLQEDNCDIFQNLTKKQRQSLRKMVIDMVLATDMSKHMSLLADLKTMVETKKVTSSGVLLLDNYTDRIQVLRNMVHCADLSNPTKSLELYRQWTDRIMEEFFHQGDRERERGMEISPMCDKHTASVEKSQVGFIDYIVHPLWETWADLVHPDAQDILDTLEDNRNWYQSMIPQSPSPPFYDQGTHGHSGSTGGQGGGEKFQFELTLEEEDLDGIEKDGEGEEEEEELEEEEEDSLGDSRSPPLDYLDGPENEEGGMMEPTTAIEIVTHEASPTDT, via the exons atgggAGCCTGCTGCTTTGacaagaaagagaggaaattaGGGAAGCTAAATGGTTGGAGAAAG TTCAAGAGAATGTTGAATCGGGAGTTGACGCACCTATCTGAGATGAGTCGGTCTGGGAATCAGGTTTCCGAATTCATCTCCAACACCTTCCTAG acaaacagaatgAGGTGGAGATCCCGTCGCCGACATCCAAGACacgagagaagaagaagcagcagaagcatcAGCTGATGACACAGATCAGCGGGGTCAAGAAGGTCTCCCACGGGCCCTcgctctccagcagcagcatctctcGCTTCGGCGTCAAGACTGATAAGGAGGAGCTGCTGTCCAAGGAGCTGGATGATCTGAACAAGTGGGGCCtgaacatcttcactgtttCAGAGTATTCCAACAACCGACCTCTTACCTGCATTATGTACGCTATCTTCCAG GAGCGAGACCTGTTAAAGACATTTAAGATTCCAGTGGATACGTTCGTGGCCTACATGATGACATTGGAAGACCACTACCATTCAGATGTGGCCTACCATAACAGCCTACATGCTGCTGACGTAGCCCAATCCACACACATCCTCCTCTCAACTCCAGCCCTGGAT GCCGTCTTCACTGACCTTGAGATCCTAGCAGCCATCTTTGCTGCAGCTATCCATGATGTTGATCATCCTGGAGTATCAAACCAATTCCTAATCAACACCA ATTCTGAACTGGCATTGATGTACAACGATGAGTCTGTGCTGGAGAACCATCACTTGGCTGTGGGATTCAAGCTACTACAGGAAGACAACTGTGATATCTTCCAGAACCTCACCAAGAAGCAGAGACAGTCCCTACGCAAGATGGTCATTGACATG GTTTTGGCCACTGACATGTCCAAACACATGAGTCTGCTGGCCGATCTGAAGACTATGGTGGAGACGAAGAAGGTGACGAGCTCTggagtgctgctgctggataATTACACAGACAGGATACAg GTGCTTCGTAACATGGTGCATTGTGCTGACCTGAGTAACCCCACTAAGTCCCTGGAGCTGTATCGTCAGTGGACTGATCGGATAATGGAGGAGTTCTTCCaccagggagacagagagagggagagggggatgGAGATCAGCCCCATGTGTGATAAACATACAGCCTCGGTAGAAAAGAGCCAG GTGGGTTTCATCGACTACATTGTGCACCCTCTTTGGGAGACTTGGGCTGATCTGGTTCACCCAGATGCCCAGGACATTCTGGACACGCTGGAGGACAACAGGAACTGGTACCAGAGCATGATACCCCAGagtccctcccctcccttttaTGACCAGGGCACGCACGGACATAGCGGCAGCACTGGCGGGCAGGGAGGTGGGGAGAAATTTCAGTTTGAGCTGACCTTGGAAGAGGAGGACTTAGATGGAATAGAGAAAGATGGcgaaggggaggaggaagaagaagaattagaagaagaggaggaggatagTCTAGGAGATTCTCGATCTCCTCCCCTGGACTATTTGGACGGTCCGGAGAACGAGGAGGGCGGTATGATGGAGCCCACGACAGCAATAGAAATCGTGACACACGAGGCGTCACCCACAGATACATAG